The genomic stretch CCGCCTGATTTTCGTCGCATAATCCGATGTCAACAAAAGCAACCAATCCCACTCCAAACAAACTCCGCGTCGGCGTCATCTTCGGCGGCCGTTCCGGCGAGCACGAAGTCTCGTTGCGTTCCGCCGAAGCGGTTATCAACGCGCTGGATCGCAGCAAATACGAAGTCGTGCCCATCGCCATCAACAAACACGGCAAATGGCTGGCCTCGCGCGAAGCCACCAACCTGTTGCCCAGTTCGGTGATGCAAACCGCCGATCAAGCCGTCGCCATCTTCGGTGATCCGACTGAACGCGGTTTGGCGCGTTTGGATCAAGCGGGCGAACGCGAGCAACTCGATGTGATCTTCCCTGTGTTGCACGGCACCTATGGCGAAGATGGCACGATTCAAGGCTTATTCGAGATGGCCGATGTCGCCTACGTCGGTTGCGGCGTACTGGCCTCGGCTTGCGGCATGGACAAGGTCGTGATGAAGTGCCTCTTCCGCGAAGCCGGCTTGCCCATCGTCCCTTACACACACTTCCTGCGCACGCAATGGGAAGCCGACCCGCTGCGCATTGAGACGCGCGTGAGCGAAGAGATTGGCTTTCCCTGCTTCGTCAAACCGGCCAATCTCGGCTCTTCGGTCGGCATTTCCAAAGCGACCGACTTGAAAAGCCTGAATGCCGCCATCGCGCTGGCCGCCAAATTCGACCGCAAGCTCATTGTCGAAAAGGGCATCAACGCGCGCGAGATCGAATTCAGCGTGCTGGGCAACGACGAACCCGTCGCCAGCCTGCCCGGCGAAATCGTGCCGCAA from Acidobacteriota bacterium encodes the following:
- a CDS encoding D-alanine--D-alanine ligase, with translation MSTKATNPTPNKLRVGVIFGGRSGEHEVSLRSAEAVINALDRSKYEVVPIAINKHGKWLASREATNLLPSSVMQTADQAVAIFGDPTERGLARLDQAGEREQLDVIFPVLHGTYGEDGTIQGLFEMADVAYVGCGVLASACGMDKVVMKCLFREAGLPIVPYTHFLRTQWEADPLRIETRVSEEIGFPCFVKPANLGSSVGISKATDLKSLNAAIALAAKFDRKLIVEKGINAREIEFSVLGNDEPVASLPGEIVPQTADFYDYTTKYISDNGARLVIPAELAPEQTAQFQQLAGRVFQAIDGAGLGRVDFFLEKETGEIFVNEINTMPGFTSISMYPKLWEASGLGYSALIDKLIELALERHREKARNVTSYE